Proteins encoded together in one Lathyrus oleraceus cultivar Zhongwan6 chromosome 5, CAAS_Psat_ZW6_1.0, whole genome shotgun sequence window:
- the LOC127086030 gene encoding ceramide kinase isoform X2: MEREGNDCDSGGDASVPCCSILSSTFLLDHVGDAIVSLFSDGLSWKLMEPVENDVSTCLGIKYVSKIANEIALSDIYAVEVLDSSLIHKSNLPRATERTLYDNKMYQFTVHGFIRSKSQPSQWILTEYTFGHEDLQTCQLWVNQLNELLKLEVGRPRNLLVFVHPRSGKSNGCRNWEAVAPIFSRAKVETKVIVTERAGQAYDMMSSMTNKELNSYDGVIAVGGDGFFNEILNGFLSPRLKAPYPPTPPGFVHLAKDKGDSLVADEDEILEKTSSQIEDHLPLVSSPNQPRSIISNSNSEDKAPGFPIPNEWFRFGIIPSGSTDAIVICTTGTRDPITSALHIVLGKRVHLDIAQVVRWKTTPRSEVEPFVRYAASFSGYGFYGDVITESEKYRWMGPKRYDYAGTMVFLRHRSYEAEISYLDVESEETIPNPKKNRESSMLWGLKAPRRSERCICRINCKVCNEIPKSEATEICSLTPHLNSETKRWVKCKGRFISVGAAVISCRNEKAPDGLVAEAHLSDGFLHLIMIKECPHASYLWHLTQLTRRGGSPLNFKFVEHHKTPAFTFTSSGNESVWNVDGEIFQAHQLSAQVFRGLVCMFATGPEV, translated from the exons ATGGAGAGAGAGGGAAACGATTGTGATTCGGGAGGAGATGCATCTGTTCCATGTTGTTCCATTTTGAGCTCCACCTTTTTGTTGGATCATGTTGGAGACGCTATTGTTAGCTTGTTCTCAGATGGCTTGTCTTGGAAATTGATGGAACCGGTGGAAAAT GATGTTTCAACTTGTTTAGGCATTAAATATGTTTCCAAGATTGCTAATGAGATCGCACTTTCGGACATATATGCTGTTGAGGTACTGGATAGTAGTTTGATTCACAAATCAAACCTCCCTCGTGCCACTGAACGTACACTTTATGACAATAAG ATGTACCAATTTACCGTGCATGGTTTTATAAGGAGCAAGAGTCAACCTTCGCAGTGGATCTTGACTGAATATACTTTCGGTCATGAAGATTTGCAAACATGTCAATTGTGGGTAAATCAACTAAACGAATTGTTGAAACTTGAAGTTGGAAGACCAAGGAATCTTCTG GTTTTTGTTCATCCAAGGAGTGGGAAGAGTAATGGCTGTAGAAACTGGGAAGCTGTGGCTCCGATATTCTCACGTGCTAAAGTAGAAACGAAG GTGATTGTGACTGAGAGAGCAGGACAGGCATATGATATGATGTCATCGATGACAAATAAGGAGCTTAACTCATATGACGGTGTTATAGCTGTT GGTGGTGATGGATTTTTCAATGAAATCCTTAATGGGTTTCTTTCTCCCAGGCTTAAAGCTCCCTATCCACCAACTCCTCCAGGTTTTGTTCATTTGGCTAAAGATAAAGGCGATTCCTTGGTTGCCGATGAAGATGAAATATTGGAAAAGACTTCAAGTCAAATTGAAGACCATCTTCCTCTGGTTTCAAGTCCAAACCAACCTCGGTCTATAATATCGAATTCTA ATTCGGAAGATAAAGCtcctgggtttcccattcctaATGAATGGTTTAGATTTGGGATCATTCCCTCAGGTTCAACCGATGCCATTGTGATCTG TACAACTGGAACTCGAGATCCTATAACTTCTGCATTGCATATTGTCCTTGGTAAAAGAGTGCACCTTGACATAGCTCAAGTTGTGCGATGGAAAACAACTCCGAGATCCGAGGTTGAACCTTTTGTGCGCTATGCAGCTTCATTTTCAGG GTATGGATTTTATGGTGATGTTATCACAGAGAGTGAGAAGTATCGCTGGATGGGTCCCAAACGTTATGATTATGCTGGAACAATGGTGTTTTTAAGGCACAG GTCATATGAGGCAGAAATATCATACCTAGATGTTGAATCGGAGGAAACCATTCCGAATCCCAAAAAGAATCGTGAAAGTAGCATGTTATGGGGATTGAAAGCTCCGCGCAGATCAGAAAGATGTATCTGCCGTATTAACTGCAAAGTTTGCAATGAAATACCAAAAAGTGAAGCCACTGAAATTTGCAGCCTAACACCTCATTTAAATTCAGAAACGAAAAGATGGGTGAAATGCAAAGGACGGTTTATTAGTGTTGGAGCTGCGGTAATCTCTTGCAGAAATGAAAAAGCACCTGATGGTTTGGTTGCTGAAGCGCACCTTTCAGACGGTTTCCTTCATCTCATAATGATTAAAGAATGTCCTCACGCTTCTTACTTATG GCACCTGACTCAACTTACAAGAAGAGGGGGAAGCCCTTTGAATTTCAAGTTTGTTGAACATCACAAG ACCCCTGCATTTACTTTCACTTCTTCTGGAAATGAGAGTGTATGGAATGTGGATGGCGAGATTTTTCAGGCACACCAACTCTCTGCTCAAGTGTTTCGCGGTCTCGTATGCATGTTCGCAACTGGTCCCGAAGTTTAA
- the LOC127086030 gene encoding ceramide kinase isoform X3, with protein sequence MYQFTVHGFIRSKSQPSQWILTEYTFGHEDLQTCQLWVNQLNELLKLEVGRPRNLLVFVHPRSGKSNGCRNWEAVAPIFSRAKVETKVIVTERAGQAYDMMSSMTNKELNSYDGVIAVGGDGFFNEILNGFLSPRLKAPYPPTPPGFVHLAKDKGDSLVADEDEILEKTSSQIEDHLPLVSSPNQPRSIISNSNSEDKAPGFPIPNEWFRFGIIPSGSTDAIVICTTGTRDPITSALHIVLGKRVHLDIAQVVRWKTTPRSEVEPFVRYAASFSGYGFYGDVITESEKYRWMGPKRYDYAGTMVFLRHRSYEAEISYLDVESEETIPNPKKNRESSMLWGLKAPRRSERCICRINCKVCNEIPKSEATEICSLTPHLNSETKRWVKCKGRFISVGAAVISCRNEKAPDGLVAEAHLSDGFLHLIMIKECPHASYLWHLTQLTRRGGSPLNFKFVEHHKTPAFTFTSSGNESVWNVDGEIFQAHQLSAQVFRGLVCMFATGPEV encoded by the exons ATGTACCAATTTACCGTGCATGGTTTTATAAGGAGCAAGAGTCAACCTTCGCAGTGGATCTTGACTGAATATACTTTCGGTCATGAAGATTTGCAAACATGTCAATTGTGGGTAAATCAACTAAACGAATTGTTGAAACTTGAAGTTGGAAGACCAAGGAATCTTCTG GTTTTTGTTCATCCAAGGAGTGGGAAGAGTAATGGCTGTAGAAACTGGGAAGCTGTGGCTCCGATATTCTCACGTGCTAAAGTAGAAACGAAG GTGATTGTGACTGAGAGAGCAGGACAGGCATATGATATGATGTCATCGATGACAAATAAGGAGCTTAACTCATATGACGGTGTTATAGCTGTT GGTGGTGATGGATTTTTCAATGAAATCCTTAATGGGTTTCTTTCTCCCAGGCTTAAAGCTCCCTATCCACCAACTCCTCCAGGTTTTGTTCATTTGGCTAAAGATAAAGGCGATTCCTTGGTTGCCGATGAAGATGAAATATTGGAAAAGACTTCAAGTCAAATTGAAGACCATCTTCCTCTGGTTTCAAGTCCAAACCAACCTCGGTCTATAATATCGAATTCTA ATTCGGAAGATAAAGCtcctgggtttcccattcctaATGAATGGTTTAGATTTGGGATCATTCCCTCAGGTTCAACCGATGCCATTGTGATCTG TACAACTGGAACTCGAGATCCTATAACTTCTGCATTGCATATTGTCCTTGGTAAAAGAGTGCACCTTGACATAGCTCAAGTTGTGCGATGGAAAACAACTCCGAGATCCGAGGTTGAACCTTTTGTGCGCTATGCAGCTTCATTTTCAGG GTATGGATTTTATGGTGATGTTATCACAGAGAGTGAGAAGTATCGCTGGATGGGTCCCAAACGTTATGATTATGCTGGAACAATGGTGTTTTTAAGGCACAG GTCATATGAGGCAGAAATATCATACCTAGATGTTGAATCGGAGGAAACCATTCCGAATCCCAAAAAGAATCGTGAAAGTAGCATGTTATGGGGATTGAAAGCTCCGCGCAGATCAGAAAGATGTATCTGCCGTATTAACTGCAAAGTTTGCAATGAAATACCAAAAAGTGAAGCCACTGAAATTTGCAGCCTAACACCTCATTTAAATTCAGAAACGAAAAGATGGGTGAAATGCAAAGGACGGTTTATTAGTGTTGGAGCTGCGGTAATCTCTTGCAGAAATGAAAAAGCACCTGATGGTTTGGTTGCTGAAGCGCACCTTTCAGACGGTTTCCTTCATCTCATAATGATTAAAGAATGTCCTCACGCTTCTTACTTATG GCACCTGACTCAACTTACAAGAAGAGGGGGAAGCCCTTTGAATTTCAAGTTTGTTGAACATCACAAG ACCCCTGCATTTACTTTCACTTCTTCTGGAAATGAGAGTGTATGGAATGTGGATGGCGAGATTTTTCAGGCACACCAACTCTCTGCTCAAGTGTTTCGCGGTCTCGTATGCATGTTCGCAACTGGTCCCGAAGTTTAA
- the LOC127086030 gene encoding ceramide kinase isoform X1, with amino-acid sequence MEREGNDCDSGGDASVPCCSILSSTFLLDHVGDAIVSLFSDGLSWKLMEPVENQDVSTCLGIKYVSKIANEIALSDIYAVEVLDSSLIHKSNLPRATERTLYDNKMYQFTVHGFIRSKSQPSQWILTEYTFGHEDLQTCQLWVNQLNELLKLEVGRPRNLLVFVHPRSGKSNGCRNWEAVAPIFSRAKVETKVIVTERAGQAYDMMSSMTNKELNSYDGVIAVGGDGFFNEILNGFLSPRLKAPYPPTPPGFVHLAKDKGDSLVADEDEILEKTSSQIEDHLPLVSSPNQPRSIISNSNSEDKAPGFPIPNEWFRFGIIPSGSTDAIVICTTGTRDPITSALHIVLGKRVHLDIAQVVRWKTTPRSEVEPFVRYAASFSGYGFYGDVITESEKYRWMGPKRYDYAGTMVFLRHRSYEAEISYLDVESEETIPNPKKNRESSMLWGLKAPRRSERCICRINCKVCNEIPKSEATEICSLTPHLNSETKRWVKCKGRFISVGAAVISCRNEKAPDGLVAEAHLSDGFLHLIMIKECPHASYLWHLTQLTRRGGSPLNFKFVEHHKTPAFTFTSSGNESVWNVDGEIFQAHQLSAQVFRGLVCMFATGPEV; translated from the exons ATGGAGAGAGAGGGAAACGATTGTGATTCGGGAGGAGATGCATCTGTTCCATGTTGTTCCATTTTGAGCTCCACCTTTTTGTTGGATCATGTTGGAGACGCTATTGTTAGCTTGTTCTCAGATGGCTTGTCTTGGAAATTGATGGAACCGGTGGAAAAT CAGGATGTTTCAACTTGTTTAGGCATTAAATATGTTTCCAAGATTGCTAATGAGATCGCACTTTCGGACATATATGCTGTTGAGGTACTGGATAGTAGTTTGATTCACAAATCAAACCTCCCTCGTGCCACTGAACGTACACTTTATGACAATAAG ATGTACCAATTTACCGTGCATGGTTTTATAAGGAGCAAGAGTCAACCTTCGCAGTGGATCTTGACTGAATATACTTTCGGTCATGAAGATTTGCAAACATGTCAATTGTGGGTAAATCAACTAAACGAATTGTTGAAACTTGAAGTTGGAAGACCAAGGAATCTTCTG GTTTTTGTTCATCCAAGGAGTGGGAAGAGTAATGGCTGTAGAAACTGGGAAGCTGTGGCTCCGATATTCTCACGTGCTAAAGTAGAAACGAAG GTGATTGTGACTGAGAGAGCAGGACAGGCATATGATATGATGTCATCGATGACAAATAAGGAGCTTAACTCATATGACGGTGTTATAGCTGTT GGTGGTGATGGATTTTTCAATGAAATCCTTAATGGGTTTCTTTCTCCCAGGCTTAAAGCTCCCTATCCACCAACTCCTCCAGGTTTTGTTCATTTGGCTAAAGATAAAGGCGATTCCTTGGTTGCCGATGAAGATGAAATATTGGAAAAGACTTCAAGTCAAATTGAAGACCATCTTCCTCTGGTTTCAAGTCCAAACCAACCTCGGTCTATAATATCGAATTCTA ATTCGGAAGATAAAGCtcctgggtttcccattcctaATGAATGGTTTAGATTTGGGATCATTCCCTCAGGTTCAACCGATGCCATTGTGATCTG TACAACTGGAACTCGAGATCCTATAACTTCTGCATTGCATATTGTCCTTGGTAAAAGAGTGCACCTTGACATAGCTCAAGTTGTGCGATGGAAAACAACTCCGAGATCCGAGGTTGAACCTTTTGTGCGCTATGCAGCTTCATTTTCAGG GTATGGATTTTATGGTGATGTTATCACAGAGAGTGAGAAGTATCGCTGGATGGGTCCCAAACGTTATGATTATGCTGGAACAATGGTGTTTTTAAGGCACAG GTCATATGAGGCAGAAATATCATACCTAGATGTTGAATCGGAGGAAACCATTCCGAATCCCAAAAAGAATCGTGAAAGTAGCATGTTATGGGGATTGAAAGCTCCGCGCAGATCAGAAAGATGTATCTGCCGTATTAACTGCAAAGTTTGCAATGAAATACCAAAAAGTGAAGCCACTGAAATTTGCAGCCTAACACCTCATTTAAATTCAGAAACGAAAAGATGGGTGAAATGCAAAGGACGGTTTATTAGTGTTGGAGCTGCGGTAATCTCTTGCAGAAATGAAAAAGCACCTGATGGTTTGGTTGCTGAAGCGCACCTTTCAGACGGTTTCCTTCATCTCATAATGATTAAAGAATGTCCTCACGCTTCTTACTTATG GCACCTGACTCAACTTACAAGAAGAGGGGGAAGCCCTTTGAATTTCAAGTTTGTTGAACATCACAAG ACCCCTGCATTTACTTTCACTTCTTCTGGAAATGAGAGTGTATGGAATGTGGATGGCGAGATTTTTCAGGCACACCAACTCTCTGCTCAAGTGTTTCGCGGTCTCGTATGCATGTTCGCAACTGGTCCCGAAGTTTAA